In the Streptomyces fradiae ATCC 10745 = DSM 40063 genome, one interval contains:
- a CDS encoding HU family DNA-binding protein, with amino-acid sequence MNRSELVAALADRAEVTRKDADAVLAALAETVGEVVAKGDEKVTIPGFLTFERTHRAARTARNPQTGDPIEIPAGYSVKVSAGSKLKEAAKGK; translated from the coding sequence CGCCCTGGCCGACCGCGCCGAGGTGACCCGCAAGGACGCCGACGCCGTGCTGGCCGCGCTCGCCGAGACCGTCGGTGAGGTCGTCGCCAAGGGCGACGAGAAGGTCACCATCCCCGGCTTCCTGACCTTCGAGCGCACCCACCGTGCCGCTCGCACCGCGCGCAACCCGCAGACCGGCGACCCGATCGAGATCCCGGCCGGCTACAGCGTGAAGGTCTCCGCGGGCTCGAAGCTCAAGGAAGCCGCCAAGGGCAAG